A section of the Deltaproteobacteria bacterium genome encodes:
- a CDS encoding FHA domain-containing protein yields the protein MEQSEKTIAEYVELASGMSGREFIAHHNHPVLVEKVGVFPHQSDSLMSGTMVLEADAPVGKLVEDLAALDMGGAKVFPLKKKPGSLGEDIFVGRAPTNDIVLPSSSVSKSHANFTPTSEERDYELVDMFSSNGTFVNGEKIHPFEKHPVKDHDEISFGPDYVLIYYSPRGFYELLRSLRM from the coding sequence ATGGAACAGAGTGAAAAGACAATTGCCGAATATGTGGAGCTGGCTAGCGGTATGAGCGGACGGGAATTTATTGCGCACCACAACCACCCGGTACTTGTTGAAAAAGTTGGGGTTTTCCCCCACCAGTCCGACTCCCTCATGTCCGGCACAATGGTTCTGGAGGCGGACGCCCCCGTAGGCAAGCTGGTAGAAGATCTTGCTGCCCTGGACATGGGCGGCGCCAAGGTATTCCCCCTGAAGAAAAAACCGGGGTCTTTGGGCGAAGACATTTTTGTGGGCAGAGCACCCACTAATGACATTGTGCTGCCCAGTTCTTCGGTGTCGAAGTCGCATGCCAATTTTACCCCCACTTCGGAGGAGAGAGACTACGAACTGGTGGACATGTTTTCTTCAAATGGCACTTTTGTAAATGGAGAAAAAATCCACCCCTTCGAAAAACATCCGGTAAAGGACCACGACGAAATCAGCTTCGGCCCCGATTATGTGCTGATTTACTACTCTCCCAGAGGCTTTTATGAACTCCTGAGGAGTCTGCGAATGTGA
- a CDS encoding Lrp/AsnC ligand binding domain-containing protein yields the protein MAKAFVLITAEPGADREVATKVKEIAGVGNVYLVAGLYDIVAEVDAADDSALLALVYDKIRVIDDIRETQTMFCLPV from the coding sequence ATGGCCAAAGCATTCGTGCTCATTACTGCCGAACCCGGAGCAGACCGGGAGGTCGCCACCAAGGTCAAGGAAATCGCTGGAGTGGGAAATGTCTACCTGGTGGCTGGACTCTATGACATAGTTGCCGAGGTCGACGCTGCCGACGACAGCGCTCTGCTGGCGCTCGTCTATGACAAGATCAGGGTCATCGACGACATTCGAGAAACCCAGACCATGTTTTGTCTGCCAGTATGA